The nucleotide sequence CGCCATGCTCGTGGAGGAACCCGATGGCCCGGCATGACTCGCAGAACTGCTCGAGCATCCCGGGGAGGACCGCAGACATGTACTCCTCGTGGCTCATGTCCAGATTCTCAATATACTCGGCTAGTGGGCGGCCCCAGACAATGTCCAGGATCCGGACATTGTTGCCGGCTTCATCATCCACGGACCGGCCCTGCATGAACCGAAGATCGCCCCTGACCAGATCCAAAATCCGGGCCTCTTTTCGAGGGCTTCGGAAACACTCGATCTCCACACTCCCCAGACGGACCGGAAAGGACTCGTAGAACTCCAGCTTCAGGATGGCCCGTTCCCCGGTTTCAAGGGTCCGGCATCGCTTGACCCAGTACTTGGGGTCCTCGGTTCCGAAGCTCCGTTCGATTTCATCACGAAGGACAAAATAGTGGCGGTCTCCGGCCCGGATGACGTCCCCGGGACCGATGGACATGAACTCCGTGGTGTCCGTCACCAACCGACCCGATTTTTCTGTGATCAGATCAGGGGCGTGCCGTTCCAGCAGGGCCTTGATCTCGTCGCTCATCCTTCCTCCCGTTCGTCGCGGTTTGGATCGATCCCAGTTCTTTGCTATGGTAAATCTGAATCAGTGACAAGGGAGGGAAAAAACCAGGGCTTTACAGACGGACCCTCGCCGGGAAATGATGGCGAGCATGAACGTTGAGGAAAGCACACCGTACAGGGACAGTTGCCGGGTACTTGTCCTGCCTTGCCCGACCTACGAAGCTGGAAAGCTCGACTCGGTCGTGGAACGGCTGATGGCCGAATTGTCTGGCCGGATTAAGCCCGGGGATCGGGTTCTGGTCAAGCCCAATCTGGTCTCGGCCGTGCCCCTGGCCTGCACCGGACCCGAAGTGGTCCGGAGTGCCTGTCGCTGTCTGCTGGATGCAGGGGCCCGGGTCGTGGTCGGGGACTCGCCCGGGTTCGGCCGCGCCGGTAGCGTGGCCCGGGCCTGCGGCCTGGACCAGGCACTGGCCGATCTCGGGCTGACCGTGCAAACCCTTAACCAGCCAAGGCACGTTGTGGTTGGCACCCGGAGGATAGTCGTCTCTCGTCGAGCCATGGAGGCCGACCACGTCGTCAATGTGCCCCGTCTCAAGGCCCACTCCCAGATGCGGGTCACCGGAGCGATCAAGAACCTGTTCGGCTGCGTGCCCGGAACCCGCAAAGCCTGGATCCACGCTGTCCTCGGCGATCGGGGCAACCGTTTCCCCGGCCATCTGGTCGACGTCATAGCCGCCCTGCCCCCGGTCTTCAGTCTTGTGGATGCTGTCACGGCCATGCACCGCAC is from Deltaproteobacteria bacterium and encodes:
- a CDS encoding serine/threonine protein kinase; translation: MSDEIKALLERHAPDLITEKSGRLVTDTTEFMSIGPGDVIRAGDRHYFVLRDEIERSFGTEDPKYWVKRCRTLETGERAILKLEFYESFPVRLGSVEIECFRSPRKEARILDLVRGDLRFMQGRSVDDEAGNNVRILDIVWGRPLAEYIENLDMSHEEYMSAVLPGMLEQFCESCRAIGFLHEHGENHGDIRRDHLFRERETGAFRWIDFDYTYEFRENPFGLDLFGLGNLLLHMVGKGFCTTYSMGQPNFDGCLDGPFYEDDFSLLFKSRLVNLRKVYPHVPADLNWVLMHFSLGTPVTYDTVDEMLGELEPCLAGLHRE
- a CDS encoding DUF362 domain-containing protein, which gives rise to MMASMNVEESTPYRDSCRVLVLPCPTYEAGKLDSVVERLMAELSGRIKPGDRVLVKPNLVSAVPLACTGPEVVRSACRCLLDAGARVVVGDSPGFGRAGSVARACGLDQALADLGLTVQTLNQPRHVVVGTRRIVVSRRAMEADHVVNVPRLKAHSQMRVTGAIKNLFGCVPGTRKAWIHAVLGDRGNRFPGHLVDVIAALPPVFSLVDAVTAMHRTGPMKGEVIQLGLLASSQNPVALDTALWTMLGLDPDLVPLWAECRRRNLPGNRAEDLIYPLSSPRDFDLSGFVVPETLAPEAFGPVRLVRSTIRRLAARFSV